The Montipora foliosa isolate CH-2021 chromosome 1, ASM3666993v2, whole genome shotgun sequence genome has a window encoding:
- the LOC138011210 gene encoding phosphatase and actin regulator 3-like, with protein MKCNHDKFAKFREIAVGDCVLARDHLLGQKWQPGTVVQQSSPASFQVQLNDGRNWRRHVDDVLQNTPSSAVIHSSSVEVTSDQPTEGVTSPSTGSSTPPPEESESAESPSTPTPPTPAPRRSKRATKPPHRLVEEMD; from the coding sequence ATGAAGTGCAATCACGACAAGTTTGCAAAGTTCAGGGAGATAGCTGTAGGCGACTGTGTTCTAGCACGTGACCACCTATTGGGACAGAAGTGGCAACCTGGTACTGTCGTACAGCAATCATCACCTGCTTCTTTTCAAGTCCAGTTGAACGATGGACGGAATTGGAGGAGACATGTTGACGATGTGCTTCAAAACACCCCCAGTTCTGCTGTGATTCATTCCAGCTCTGTCGAAGTTACATCTGATCAACCTACAGAAGGCGTTACTTCTCCCAGTACCGGAAGCAGTACACCCCCACCCGAAGAATCTGAATCAGCGGAGTCGCCAAGCACACCTACTCCTCCCACCCCTGCTCCGCGTCGGTCCAAACGTGCTACTAAACCACCACACAGACTGGTTGAAGAAATGGACTAA
- the LOC137993475 gene encoding uncharacterized protein, translated as MRRTTEKSASSEGIDDINASLSTLNITAKGLCQKSQITKNEMVVPPLPPKKRTLSNQDKGQQKPINQGEIEKRHHQNYQVGKKAASSESIDDINSSLSTLKIIAEGLYQNSEIKSNGMEVLPLPHMKRALSSTLDETSKVRSDVPRPVPLPRRKRLNWRANSTTSSQENLDNDYRDVMLQSEQQVDSRGFVQLQRTSSEDHDKKPSPELPPRPIFLRPLQIDSKEMESLLAREDDPPSLPPKKEKQRPWTSCQKEQAKKERRPCIADDCPPPSPLLPKNDFCSGLAYSVVNVSDWRKMEQKWFGYTEVKDCVIIDHTYEEVENDKATKTEVKDGVIIDHTYEEVENDKATKGTPLESSERNNELLRPNEFAQNVDLAGSDDEGHYEDMESWLQTPPKVKFSSRRRPLDTTSRSFNSSENSNGRFKCSAETGYEQKKDAFKMSLRKFTSRRKEQKDEEKVIPSARHFRNIGASKCFGKAGHKGARPIGWISSRNEEDFMDINDIDHYLKMKKKLHRALSELEHFKKRLGQEEDLTKEKTSLLNGNNRPDGTTRKPETRNDMKPNNCETEATIHLPSSMSFKKLKQKTQNESGIKDNFALKMVGEEEAQTLPSPIDNVSGKEASIDEEIGKVSSNDDKEYVEYIERSYVNQEILIKTDSGYQVNETAQRKTHEDDVSGKKASVQEEIETGKLAPNDDNEYVEYFERSYVNQEILIKSESSYQVKTGDDEQAQRKTYNDKEDTRTPYYNIVRVDSGSRYLHLEHFNDSYEDQVHYDIIMRSVST; from the coding sequence ATGAGGCGGACAACTGAGAAGTCTGCCTCAAGTGAAGGCATTGATGACATTAATGCTTCCTTAAGTACGTTAAACATCACAGCCAAAGGTCTTTGCCAAAAATCTCAAATAACAAAGAACGAAATGGTAGTACCTCCTCTACCACCCAAGAAAAGAACATTGTCAAACCAAGACAAGGGACAACAGAAGCCGATTAACCAaggcgaaatcgaaaaaagacATCACCAAAACTATCAGGTGGGCAAGAAGGCAGCTTCAAGTGAAAGTATTGATGACATTAATTCTTCCTTGAGTACTTTAAAAATCATAGCCGAAGGTCTTTACCAAAATTCTGAAATAAAAAGCAACGGAATGGAAGTACTTCCTCTTCCACACATGAAAAGAGCATTGTCAAGCACATTAGACGAAACGAGCAAAGTACGATCCGATGTTCCTCGACCAGTTCCTTTGCCGCGGAGAAAGCGTTTGAACTGGCGGGCAAATTCCACAACGAGTTCACAGGAAAACCTTGACAACGATTATAGAGATGTAATGCTACAATCAGAACAGCAGGTTGATTCTAGAGGATTTGTTCAATTGCAAAGAACCTCCTCGGAAGATCACGACAAAAAGCCTTCCCCTGAACTACCCCCTCGACCTATATTTCTGCGGCCATTGCAAATTGACAGTAAGGAAATGGAGAGCCTCCTTGCCCGAGAAGACGATCCGCCATCGCTTCctccgaaaaaagaaaaacagagacCTTGGACGTCCTGCCAAAAAGAGCAAGCTAAAAAAGAAAGGCGACCGTGCATAGCAGATGACTGTCCGCCGCCCTCACCACTACTCCCTAAAAACGATTTTTGCAGCGGCTTGGCATACTCAGTAGTCAATGTTTCAGACTGGAGAAAGATGGAGCAGAAGTGGTTTGGGTATACTGAGGTGAAAGACTGCGTCATCATAGATCATACTTATGAGGAGGTTGAAAATGACAAAGCCACCAAAACTGAGGTGAAAGACGGTGTCATCATAGATCATACTTATGAGGAGGTTGAAAATGACAAAGCCACCAAAGGCACGCCACTGGAATCCAGTGAAAGAAATAATGAACTCCTTCGACCAAACGAATTTGCTCAAAATGTTGATTTGGCAGGTAGTGACGACGAAGGTCATTACGAAGATATGGAGAGCTGGCTGCAAACACCGCCCAAAGTGAAATTTTCGAGCCGGAGAAGGCCATTAGATACAACTTCACGAAGCTTCAACTCCAGTGAAAACAGCAATGGCCGCTTTAAATGCTCTGCAGAAACAGGTTACGAACAAAAGAAGGATGCTTTTAAAATGTCTTTAAGGAAATTCACGAGCCGGAGGaaagaacaaaaagacgaaGAAAAGGTTATCCCATCAGCTCGACATTTTCGCAACATTGGCGCCTCAAAGTGTTtcggaaaagcaggtcacaaaGGAGCGCGCCCAATCGGATGGATATCGAGCCGTAATGAAGAGGATTTCATGGACATTAACGACATCGACCATtatttgaaaatgaagaaaaaactgCATAGAGCACTTTCCGAGTTGGAACATTTCAAAAAGCGACTTGGGCAAGAAGAAgatttaacaaaagaaaaaacttcTTTGCTCAACGGTAATAATAGACCAGACGGAACCACCAGGAAGCCGGAAACACGTAATGATATGAAGCCTAATAATTGTGAAACGGAAGCCACTATTCACTTGCCTTCAagcatgtcttttaaaaaattgaaacagaaaACCCAAAACGAATCAGGGATCAAAGATAACTTTGCACTGAAGATGGTGGGAGAGGAAGAGGCACAAACATTACCCTCACCTATAGATAACGTCTCCGGAAAAGAAGCATCAATTGACGAGGAAATTGGTAAAGTATCTTCGAACGATGACAAAGAATACGTGGAGTATATTGAAAGATCATACGTCAATCAGGAGATCTTAATAAAAACCGACTCCGGTTACCAGGTTAACGAAACAGCACAACGAAAAACGCACGAAGACGACGTTTCTGGAAAAAAAGCATCAGTTCAGGAGGAAATTGAAACTGGTAAGTTAGCGCCGAACGATGACAACGAATACGTGGAGTATTTTGAAAGATCATACGTCAATCAGGAGATTTTAATCAAAAGCGAGTCCAGTTACCAGGTTAAAACTGGCGACGATGAACAAGCACAAAGAAAAACGTACAACGATAAAGAAGATACACGTACACCATACTACAACATCGTCCGCGTTGATTCCGGATCTCGCTATTTGCACCTTGAACATTTTAACGACTCGTACGAAGATCAAGTGCATTATGATATAATTATGAGAAGTGTATCGACGTAA